GAAGAACGCGCTGGCGCGTTTCCAGAACCCCGCGGCGGTTTCTTTGCGTTCGTCGGCGAGGTCCTCGGAATACGCCAGCCGGGAGTGGTCATCAACGGCGTGGTGCAAGAACGTGTATCCCATGCCGCAGCGGTTGCGCCGGCCGGCTTGGCGACCCAGCTTGCGATGGCCGCCCCCGTCGGGGATGCGGCCCAGTTTCTTGACGTCGACATGGACCAAGTCGCCGGGAGCCGGGTGCTCATAGCGGCGGGGTTTGGGCCGGCGTACCGGCAACCCGGTGTTCTGGTCCAGGTGCCGCAGCAATGGCATGCGGTAGCGGCGTAACACCGCTTCTACCGTTGACCGCGCCAACCGCAAATGGGCGGCGATACGATGTGGGCCCCACCGCCGGGTGAAGCGCAGGTTGACGATGCGCCGCTCACGTCGTTTCGGCAACCGCAATGGACTGCGATGCGGCCGGCTGGGCCGGTCTACCATCGCTGCTTCGCCACCGTCGCGATAACGGTCGGCCCATTTCTTGGCTGTGGCCACCGAACATTGGAACCGCTCAGCAGCGCGCCGCAAACTCCAGCCCTGATCAACAACAGCCTGCGCAAGCCGCAACCGCCCACGAGGAGTCAACGAAGCATTAGCGTGGACCATGAGGACCTCTCGGTAATCGGATGTGCGTGTTTGGTAACCACACCGATACCGGAGGTCCTCACCTACTTCCGCTCACCACGCCGTTCACAACCTGTCTGGGAGTTACAGCTAGAGCTGGCCGTGCCGGGGCGGACGGGCGCCGGTCAGGGTGTAGCGGCCGATGTGCTGCAGCTTCCAGCGGGTCGGGTCGTGCAGGGTGTGGGTGCGCGCGTCGCGCCAGTAGCGCGACAGATTGTCCGACGCCGACGTGCAGCGGGTGCCGCCCAGCTCGAACAGCGCATTCGACGCCGCCAGCGCGGCACGCACCGCCGCCACCTTGGCCGTAGCCACCGCGATCGACGCCTCCGCGGCCGACTCCTCGGTGAGGTTCGCGGTCGCGGCGTCCACCGCGCGGGCCGCGGTCTCCAGCAGGGCCTGCGCGGCCCGAACCGTCACCGTCAACTCGCCGGCCACCGTCAGCAGGGTGGGGTCGTCGACCGCGCGGTCGACACCGGCCTCGAAGTGCGGTCGCGCCCGGTGCGCCTGACGCACCCCGGCGGCCAGCGCACCGGTGGCGATACCGACGTCGATCGCGGTGTGCAGCAACTGCGCCCGCGCACCGTAGAGGGTCGGTCCGGCGAAGATCGGCGAGTACGGCACCACCCGGTCGGCGGGCACCGCGACATCGTCGAGGGTGACGGTGCCGGACGCGGTGGTGCGCTGTCCCATGCCGTCCCAGTCGTCGATCACCGACAGTCCCGGGGTGTCACGGGGCACGAACGCGACCGCCTTCGGTGTCTGCGGCGTCGGGGCGCAGCAGTCGTCGGTCAACGAGGCGCGCACCAGCACCCAGTCGGCGAACAACGCTCCGGTGCAATAGAACTTGCGCCCGCGCAGCAGGTAGTCGCCGGACGGGCGGCGCACCAGCGTCGTGGTGTCCAGGTCGGTGCGGTGCGGTCCGCGCTCGACCTGCGCGTTGGCCAGCAGCGCGCCGTCGAGCACCTGCCGGTAGAAGTAGGCCTGCTGCTCGGGGGTGCCCTGCAGCCACAGCGCCTCCAGAAACACGAAGTGCGAGTGCGGGATCTGCGCCAGCGACGGGTCGGCCTGTGCGATCAGCCGGAACACCTCGGCGAGCACCGCCGCCGACGCCGCGATGCCGCCGTGTTCGGCCGGCACCGTCAGCGCCAGCAGACCGGACTGCTTCAGCGCGGCCACCTGCTCGTGCGGCAACACCCGCGCGGCGTCGCGGTCGGCGGCCCCGGTGTCGAACTCGTCGGCCAGCTTGGCCGCAACGTCGAGGGCCTCCTCCGGGGAGGTGAGCACCGCGGCGTTCGTCGACACCGGGCCTGCGGTCACCGGGAGCCGCTCACGAACGGGATCGACGCCGGTGCCGTCGCGGGTGCGGCGTCCTTGTACAGGCCGCGCTCGCGGAGCACCGGCACCACGCCCTCACCGAACCAGTACAGCTCCTCCAGGTGCGGATACCCGGAGAGGATGAACTCTTCGATACCGAGTTCGGCGTAGTCGGCGATCCGGTCGGCCACCTCGAGGTGGCTGCCGACCAGCGCCGTGCCGGCGCCGCCGCGGACCAGCCCCACCCCGGCCCACAGGTTCGGGGCGATCTCCAGCGAGCGGGCGTCGTGCCAGGTGCCGTTGCGCCGCTGCTCCTCGTGCAGCGCCAGCATCCGCTTCTGCCCCTCGGACTGGCTGCGGTGCAACCCCTCCTGGGTCTTGCGCACGGTCTCCTCGTCGAGCGCGGCGAGCAGCTTGCCGGCCTGCGCCCACGCCTCCTCGGAGGTGTCGCGGGAAATGGTGTGCAGCCGGATGCCGAAGCGGATCTGGCGGCCCTCCTGCTCGGCCAGGCCGCGAATCCAGGCGATCTTGTCGCGCACCGCGTCCAGCGGCTCACCCCAGGTCAGGTACACGTCGGCGTGCCGGGCGGCGACCGGGCCCGCCGCGGCCGAGCTGCCGCCGAAGTACAGCGGGGGAATCGGGTTCGGCGGCGTCGGGACCGTCGCGCCCTCGACCTTGACGTACTCGCCGTCGTACGACACCGTCTCACCGGCCCACAGCCGGCGGACCACCTCGAGGAACTCGTCGGCCCGCCGGTAACGGCTGTCCTTGTCGAGGTAGTCGCCGAACGAGCGCTGCTCGTGCGCCTCGCCGCCCACCACCACGTTGAGCAGGATGCGCCCCGGCTGGTGGCGGGCGAAGGTCGCGGCCATCTGCGCCGACAGCGTGGGGCTGACCAGGCCGGGGCGGAACGCCACCAGGAATCCCAAAGATGTGGTCTCCCTAGCCAACAGCGAGGCGGTGATGAACGAGTCCTCGCACCAGGCGCCGGTGGGGATGAGCGCCGCGGTGAACCCGAACGACTCGGCGGCCCGCACGATGGACGCCAGGTAGTCGATCGAGGCGTCCCGGTCACCGTGGGCCGCGCCGATCGGGGTGCCGTGACCGCCGCCGACGATCAACCGGCTGTCGCCGTAGGTGGGCAGAAACCAGTGCAGCTGGATCGTCATGGTGTTCTCCTATCGCCCGTTGACCGGCTGGGCCGCCACCGAATTCGGTGACGACGGCACCGTCGAAGGACGTTCGATGATCGTTGACAGGGGACCGCCGACCCGGTACCGGCTGCCGCGATGGTCGTCGGGCAAGCGATCGCCCTTGCCGAACAGCTTGTGCCGCAGCGTTCCCGGTGTGTACTCGGCCTGATAGGCGCCGCGCTCGGTCAGCACCGGCACCACATGCTCGATGAAGTCGGCCCAGGTGCCGGGGGTGATCGCGTAGGCGAGGTTGAAACCGTCGACGTCGGTCTCCTCGACCCACTCCTGCAGCGTGTCGGCCACCGAAACCCCGGAGCCCACGATGCGCGGGCCCATCCCGCCGATCTTGCCCCACTCGGCGATATCGCCGACCACCCACTCGCCGCCGCGCGGATCGGCCTGCTGGAACGCCGCCACGGCCGACAGGATCGCGTTCGACTCGACGTTGCCGACCGGTTCGTCGAGGCCGTAGCGGGCCAGGTCGACCCCCATCCAGCCGGACATGAACACCAGCGAGCCCTCGGCGTCGCCGTAGGACAGGTACTCGCGGTGCTTGGCGTGCGCCTCCTCGTCGGTCTCGGCGGTGATCACCGTGGTGAGGTTGAAGATCTTCACCCCGTACGGGTCGCGGCCGGCGATCTCCACCTCGCGGCGGATGGTCGACACCGTCTCCTTCAGGATCGCCTTGGTGGGGGCGGCGGTGAAGATCGCCTCGGCGTTCTCCGCGGCGAACCGGACCCCGCGCGGCGACGACCCGGCCTGGTAGATCACCGGGGTGCGCTGCGGCGACGGCTCGCACAGATGTACGCCGGGAACGGTGAAATGCGTTCCGCGATGGCCGATGTGGTGCACCTTGTCCGGATCGGTGAACACGCCGCGGTCACGGTCGCGGATCACCGCGTCGTCCTCCCACGACCCCTCCCACAGCTTGTAGAGCACCTCGAGGTACTCGTCGGCGTGGTCGTAGCGGGCGTCGTGGGCGGGCTGGTCGCGCTGGCCCATGTTGCGGGCGGCCGAGGGCAGATAGCCGGTGACGACGTTCCAACCGATCCGACCCTTGGTGAGGTGGTCGAGCGTCGACATCCGGCGGGCGAACGGGTAGGGGTGCTCGAAGCCGGTGCCGGTGGTGATGCCGAAGCCGAGGTGCTCGGTGACCAGCGCCATCGCCGAGACCAGCATCATCGGGTCGTTGACCGGGATCTGCGCGGCCTGGCGGATCGCGGCCTCGTCGCTGGCGCCGTAGATGTCGTAGGTGCCCAGCACGTCGGCGATGAACAGCCCGTCGAATCGCCCCCGCTCGAGCAGCTTGGCCAGCTCGGTCCAGTACTCGAGGTCCTTGTAGCGCCACGACTGGTCCTCCGGGTGCTTCCACAGGCCGGGGGACTGGTGGGCGACGCAGTTCATGTCGAAGGCGTTGAAGCGGATCACACGGGTCACCCAGACAGGCTCTCGCGAGCCTGACGCCCACGTCACCGGTTAGGTTCATTGCGAGTGAAACAACCCGCAGCTCAGGGGCGCTTTTGTGACGGGTGCCATATCCCGCGCGGGCGGCTGTGCGGGGCACGTGAGTGTCGCGTGCGGCGAGAGTGAAGGTCGCGCGCGGCGAGAGTGAAGGTCGCGCGCGGCGAGAGTGAAGCAGTGGTCGTGATCGGCGCCGAATCGCGACCGGGAATGCTATTCCGTTGCGCATCCGTTGCGCATCCGTTGTAGATCGGTGGGGCGTCGGGGCGCGCGCCCGTCGCGACCGGTGCGGTAGTTGAATCCAAGTTCTGCACTCGGCCGCATGTTTTGGCCAACCGCGCCCAATCGTCGCGCTCCGGCCTATCGTTGAACTCTGCGGTTCAGCGCATCCCCGGGGGCGGGCATGACGGCATCGGCGGTATGTCCACGATGTGGCGCTGAACCTCGGCCCCAGGCGCGCTTCTGCGACTCGTGTGGCGCGCGGCTGTCCGGCGACGTCGACGCGGCCGAGTACAAGCAGGTGACCGTGCTGTTCGCCGACGTTGTGCGGTCCATGGACATTGC
The window above is part of the Mycolicibacterium hassiacum DSM 44199 genome. Proteins encoded here:
- a CDS encoding IS481 family transposase, which gives rise to MVHANASLTPRGRLRLAQAVVDQGWSLRRAAERFQCSVATAKKWADRYRDGGEAAMVDRPSRPHRSPLRLPKRRERRIVNLRFTRRWGPHRIAAHLRLARSTVEAVLRRYRMPLLRHLDQNTGLPVRRPKPRRYEHPAPGDLVHVDVKKLGRIPDGGGHRKLGRQAGRRNRCGMGYTFLHHAVDDHSRLAYSEDLADERKETAAGFWKRASAFFADHGITVKRVLTDNGSCYRSKNFAEALGPDIAHKRTRPYRPQTNGKVERFNRTLTTEWAYAQTYRSEAERAGTYQHWLHHYNHHRPHTGIGGMTPIDRLRVHNLPVKNN
- a CDS encoding SfnB family sulfur acquisition oxidoreductase — protein: MTAGPVSTNAAVLTSPEEALDVAAKLADEFDTGAADRDAARVLPHEQVAALKQSGLLALTVPAEHGGIAASAAVLAEVFRLIAQADPSLAQIPHSHFVFLEALWLQGTPEQQAYFYRQVLDGALLANAQVERGPHRTDLDTTTLVRRPSGDYLLRGRKFYCTGALFADWVLVRASLTDDCCAPTPQTPKAVAFVPRDTPGLSVIDDWDGMGQRTTASGTVTLDDVAVPADRVVPYSPIFAGPTLYGARAQLLHTAIDVGIATGALAAGVRQAHRARPHFEAGVDRAVDDPTLLTVAGELTVTVRAAQALLETAARAVDAATANLTEESAAEASIAVATAKVAAVRAALAASNALFELGGTRCTSASDNLSRYWRDARTHTLHDPTRWKLQHIGRYTLTGARPPRHGQL
- a CDS encoding LLM class flavin-dependent oxidoreductase, with translation MTIQLHWFLPTYGDSRLIVGGGHGTPIGAAHGDRDASIDYLASIVRAAESFGFTAALIPTGAWCEDSFITASLLARETTSLGFLVAFRPGLVSPTLSAQMAATFARHQPGRILLNVVVGGEAHEQRSFGDYLDKDSRYRRADEFLEVVRRLWAGETVSYDGEYVKVEGATVPTPPNPIPPLYFGGSSAAAGPVAARHADVYLTWGEPLDAVRDKIAWIRGLAEQEGRQIRFGIRLHTISRDTSEEAWAQAGKLLAALDEETVRKTQEGLHRSQSEGQKRMLALHEEQRRNGTWHDARSLEIAPNLWAGVGLVRGGAGTALVGSHLEVADRIADYAELGIEEFILSGYPHLEELYWFGEGVVPVLRERGLYKDAAPATAPASIPFVSGSR
- a CDS encoding LLM class flavin-dependent oxidoreductase, translated to MTRVIRFNAFDMNCVAHQSPGLWKHPEDQSWRYKDLEYWTELAKLLERGRFDGLFIADVLGTYDIYGASDEAAIRQAAQIPVNDPMMLVSAMALVTEHLGFGITTGTGFEHPYPFARRMSTLDHLTKGRIGWNVVTGYLPSAARNMGQRDQPAHDARYDHADEYLEVLYKLWEGSWEDDAVIRDRDRGVFTDPDKVHHIGHRGTHFTVPGVHLCEPSPQRTPVIYQAGSSPRGVRFAAENAEAIFTAAPTKAILKETVSTIRREVEIAGRDPYGVKIFNLTTVITAETDEEAHAKHREYLSYGDAEGSLVFMSGWMGVDLARYGLDEPVGNVESNAILSAVAAFQQADPRGGEWVVGDIAEWGKIGGMGPRIVGSGVSVADTLQEWVEETDVDGFNLAYAITPGTWADFIEHVVPVLTERGAYQAEYTPGTLRHKLFGKGDRLPDDHRGSRYRVGGPLSTIIERPSTVPSSPNSVAAQPVNGR